AACCTTTCCTTTAGATTTTGGGGCATCTCAAAAAAGATATTAGATTCGTATTACAAATGATTTACTAATCCCTAATAGTCTTATTACAGGTATTGTCACTTCAGGTGACAAGCAATTCAGTCACAGAGGAACAGATCTGATTACACAACAACATTCAGaaaccacacacacacacacacaaaaaccaCCACCCTTCACCCTTGTCAGTTCTTGGACGCTCGCTGTCATCGATCTGCGTACACAGCGGCAACAAAATGGCAAGCCGATCTGGCGCGATGGATGGAAGAATAGGCACAAGCAGACAGAGGAGGAGCCCAGAGTTGGTCCGAAGACCAAACGCCGGGAAGCGCCatctgcagcagcggcggctgcAGCAGGAGGCGGATTTCAACGACAGGAAGGTCATTGCGTCGACTTACTTCAGCATCGGAGCGTTCCTCGTGCTCGCCTGCCTCACCGTGTCGTTGCTGATACTGCCATTGGTGCTgcctccattgccgccgccgccgctgctgctatGGCTGCCGGTCGCCCTGCTCATCCTGCTGATTGTGCTGGCCTTCATGCCAACTGATGTGAAGAGCATGGCGTCCTCTTACTTGTAAATAGGCCCACTGGCCCTGGAGCCTCTTGTTTTGGTCATTTCGACTAGGATGATTGCAATGTGAAGCATCTTTTCAGGAGTAGATTTCGAGTGAAAAAGTTTGGCAGCTATAAATGTTGTTTAACGGGATTTGGTAATTCGATGCAAATGTGCTAACAAAGTTAAGCAGGTTTTCTGTCAGTCACCATTCTTTCCAAGAGATAGACAGACATGTTCCATTATTCGTACTGAAGATGCATGCATTTCGAATATTAGAACTGATATGAGCACTTCACAAGTGGTAGCATTCTTTATTTACCAACACAGCTCATGCAGATCATCTAAACACCGCATTCTTTGGTGTCATTTAGTATGAGAATTTAGTCCAATATTAATACATTGAAACATGCTTATGTTGTTGTTAAATCATGGCTCACATTTCTGTGAAAATTTTCAGTGGAATGGAAATCAGATAATTGAATCTTTCACCCTCTGTCTGCTAAGAAACTCCTGTAATGCTCTACTTCCAGTATCTGTCACATAGATACCACGAGTAAATACCCTGACAACGGCTGAAAATTGTAGTTATTTGCAGGTTGAGTTGAAACGATggactattttttttttcaaaaaacttTAAGGACAAGGAGGTCCTGCCGATCACTGTAAAATAGTAGAGCTAACCTAGTTTATGACACAAACCGGGAAAATATTACGACTGCATGCTAATTAAAGAACCGGCAAAATACGCTGACACCGGCCGGAACCACAATTTAGAGCGACTCGCCACTATCAACGAGTCAATGTCAATGGGCTGCGGCCTGCAGGCAGGCCCAAGGGAAGTGTTTGGCTTGGGCACATATTTCTTTCAAGTTTCAACTGGGCCTGTGCCAGCTCCGGCCTATAAATcgatgatctttttttttttgaaggaagcTATAAATCGATGATAAAGATCAATCTATCAACATATCCTtatgtttctcaaaaaaaaaaatctatcaaCATATccttattaaaaaaaatctaccGGCAtacattctctttttttttgcaaggaaaTACGAGCATACATTCTGTAGGGACTGATACACAACATCATGAAAACAGGGACCCTGCCTGACATGTAGTAAAAAAAGATATTCCAATATATGCTATCATTTATCATCAGTAAATTTGTATAGGTTTTAATTGCCATCTCATAACAAAGGTATAATTTTTTAGATAAAACTTGGAACTTCGACAATGCAGTCTCTGAACATTGGGCTTATGTATAAGAGCCCTGTTCGCCTCCAAGGCAGCCCATAGTTCAGTTACTGCAGGCTCTGCTGCATATTCTAAGTCTTTCCACCTTAGCTGCCACAAGCTGGCCATTCCAATCTCTGACGATCACTCCCTAGCCGGTAGCCGCCCTTCATGTCTCCTGGTTTGCAAGCTCCATTacgggtgcaaattggtgatcTTAGGTGCActtccaaccctctttagttcaaaattttgtactaatttttttAAAGTGAGATCTGATTGTCAACCCGTGGTGGTCGCCCTCCACCTTATAAGGATAACTAATTGACACCCCTAAGCTCCATCAACATTTGCGTTCAGGTAGTCAACCCGTGGTGGTCGCCGCTAAACATCAGTTGTGCCTGAACTGCACAAAACATATGCTCAATCTCCTTGCATCCACTTGAAACATATCAATGACCTACTTGTCTTCAATTTCTACAGGCTTAACATATCAATGACAAAACATATGCTCAATCTCCTTGCATCCACTTGCAACCAAAACAGTGAAAGCATAGGTGAAACATATCAATGACAACACGACGACGAGGCGGAAGGATGACATCTCCCAAGACTACACAACAACGCCTCTAGGGAGGGGGGATGACACCCACAAGCCTCGTCGTTGTTGGTCCAGCACACCACTGGAAAAGGCTTTCGCCTAGAGTTCTTGGACACGAGATGACAACCGCTCACCACAAGCGTCAGCTGACGACAGTGCCAGTGGGCGGCGCCCCTTCCTGCAGAGGCCCCCCACTCTGACCCGCGATCACCACCAGTAGCGGCCAAGGGAGGGGAACGACCTCCCCATCCCCCAACcctgttatattgtgatccaaattcattGCACAAGAAAAGGCCGACTTCCAACGGAGCGAAGCGGAGGCCCGTCGCCGGGAGGCTTATGGTCTAGTTACACCTGCAGATTATTCATACTTGAGAGTTTTTGGATGCActgcttatgctcatgttgataatggaaaattacagcctagagctattaaatgtctgtttcttggttattgttcgggagtcaaaggatataaattgtggaatTCTGAAACTAGAAAGACTTTCATGAGCAGGAGTGTTGTTTTCAATGAGTCTGTGATGTTTACTAATAGTTTGTCCACAGATGATGCTTTTGTTGACAAACAGCAGCCACATATAagtgtgcaggtggagctttTGGATGACCAGGAAAATGAGGTTGTTGGTAATAATGTTCCAGATAATGTTCCTGATATTGTTCAGCACTCACCTCTAGTTTCACAGCCTGTTTTACAACAAGAGGAGGATCTAGATTTACCTATCGCTCTTCCCAGATCAAAGAGGAGTTGTGGACCTCCAAATCATTTAATTGAGGAGTGTAATCTGATTCattatgctttgagttgtgctgaacaGGTGGAGGATGCTAGTGAGCCAGCAACATATACTGAAGCCATTGATTCTGTTGATAAGGAGAAGTGGATCTCAGCCATGCAGGAGGAGATGCAGTCCCTTGAGAAGAACGGCACATGGGAGATTGTGAGCTTGCCAAAACAAAAGAAGCCCGTCCGCTGCAAATGGGCCTTCAAAAGAAAGGAGGGTTTATCTCCTAGTGAGCCTCCAAGATTTaaggcaaggttagttgcaaaAGGCTTCAGTCAGATTTCTAGTGTTGATTAAaatgatgtgttctctccaGTTGTGAAGCATAGTTTAATTCAGACAttctttagtattgttgctatgcatgatcttgagtttgagcagttatatgtgaagactgcatttttacatggagagcttgaggaggaaatATACATGGATCAGCTAGAAGGATTCATAGTGCCAGGCAAGGAGAATTATGTTTACAAATTGAAGAGGtccttgtatggtttgaaacagtccCCTCATCAGTGGTATAAAaggtttgattcatttatgttgttacatggctttaaaagatctgaatatgataGCTGTGTATCCATTAAGATTGCTGATGGATCACCTATATACTTGCTGTTATATATTGATGACATGCTTATTCCTGCCAAGAGTAGAGTAGAAATCACTACATTGAAGAAATTGTTGAGTAGTGAGTTTgacatgaaggatcttggtgctGCTAAGAAAATTCTAGGCATGAAGATTAATAGAGACAGAAAATctggtttattatttcttagtcaGCATAATTACATTAAGAAGGTTCT
The genomic region above belongs to Panicum virgatum strain AP13 chromosome 8N, P.virgatum_v5, whole genome shotgun sequence and contains:
- the LOC120686344 gene encoding ARGOS-like protein produces the protein MASRSGAMDGRIGTSRQRRSPELVRRPNAGKRHLQQRRLQQEADFNDRKVIASTYFSIGAFLVLACLTVSLLILPLVLPPLPPPPLLLWLPVALLILLIVLAFMPTDVKSMASSYL